From the genome of Dyella jiangningensis:
CCTTGAGTATGGGCGAGTAGCGCTCGAACGAGACGTACACCTGCAACGCCGTGGACACCACGGCGAAGACGATCGCGTACGCGAGCCCGGGACCACCGAGCAGCAGCTTGGCCGCCGCTCCCATCGCCGCCAGGTCGGCGCCAATGTTGATCACGTTGGCCACCACCAGCATGGCCACCAGCGACCACACGGCCGGCTTGGGAAACTGCCGGGAGAGGTTGTCCGCCAGTCCGCGCCCGGTCACGCGACCGATGCGCGCGCACACCATCTGTATCGCGATCATCAGCGGCGTCGTGATGAACACGATCCATAGCATGGCGTAGCCGAAGCGCGCACCGACCTGCGAGTACGTCGCGACGCCGCTGGGATCGTCATCCGCAGCCCCTGTCACCAGGCCGGCACTCAGCCGCTTCCACCAAGGGCTGGGCGGTGCGTCGTTGAGGGGCACGCGCTTGTTCGGCCGCATCAAGCGGGCTCCGCCGCGAGCCAGGCCTCGCCAGGCTCAACGCACAGGCCCAGGCTGTCGGACATCTGCGCCAGCGCGCGGACGTGGCGCTCGTGGCTGGCGGCGGCCACCGCGTCCCTGGCAATGGTGACGCGATAGCCACGCACGTGCGCATCGATCGCCGTGCAAAGCACGCAGGCATCCGTGGCGGCGCCGGCGATGCACAACTCCTTGACGCCCAGATGCTCCAGCAACGGCACGAGTTGCGTATGGTAGAACGCCGAATGCCGCGACTTCAGCAGCACGACGTCGTCGCTCGTCGGGTACAGCACTTCGAGCAGATGCGAGGCCGCAGGAAGGCCCTCGCGCACGGTGTGGGCGAGGACGCCTCGCCAGCTGTCATGCCAGCGCTGGAAATTGTCGTTGCAATAAATCACGGGCTCGTGCCGTTTCCGGCACCGTGAGACGAGCGCGGCAATGGCCGGCGCCGTACGCACGAGCGCGTCCGCCAGCTCGCGGCCGTCTTCGAACCGAAAATGGCTGAAGACGTCCACCAGCAACAGTGCGCGCCTGTTACGCGCCGACGACCGGGTGGCGATCATCGCCTCTCCACTCGCAACGGAATGGCCCGACAGTGGCCGCTATTCCGTCCACGCGCAGTGTGGCCGGCGTGAGCATGCCGTCGAAAACCAATGGCGTTCATGACGGTCTCGCGACGGGCTCAGCCGTGGTTCTCACGCGCGATGCGAGCGCGGAAATTTCGGTGCGCACTCCATTATTTACTGCGTTTGCTTCGCTCACATTCTTTATGGATGTCTTACACGCCGAGTTGATGCAGCAACTCCTAGCGTCTGAATCATTGCTGTAGCCAGTCCCTGGCTGCTGCATCTCCCACATCCACGCAGCAACCGGCCGCCGCCCGCGCGTGGCGCGCCGGTGCGAGAGCCATGCACCATGACCAACGCCATTTCGTTCCGTAACACGCCTGCCACCAAGGACGCCACGCGACGTCCCACCGAACATCGCAGCAACCGCCCCTCCCGCCCGCGTCACGGACAGATCAACGCCCTGTTCGTCACCACCGAGATGACCGATTTCGTCAAGACCGGCGGGCTCGGGGACGTCGCCGCGGCGCTGCCGCGTGCGCTGTCGCGCTGGCATGACGTACGCGTGCTCATCCCCGGTTATCCGGCCGTACTGGAGCGTGCGCGGTCGCTGCGCTGGGTGGGCTGGACGCAGCCCTTCGCGGGTCTTCCCGCCGCGCGCATCGGACACATGCGTACCGAGGACGGACTCGACGTCTACGTGCTGCGCCAGCCGGCCATGTTCGAGCGCGTGGGTTCGCCTTACGTCGGCCCCACCGGCACCGACTGGACCGACAACGCCACGCGCTTCGCCCTGCTCTCCATGGCCGCGGCGCAGATCGCGATGGGCACCACCGGCATGGACTGGTGCCCCGACCTGCTGCATCTCAACGACTGGCCGACGGCGCTCGCCGCGCCGTACCTGCAGTGGGGCGGCCGCCGCGTGCCCTCGATACTGACCATCCACAACCTGGCGCACCAGGGCCTGTTTCCCGCCACCTGCCGCGCGACACTCGGCATTCCGATGCGCGCGACCGAAGCGGACTATCACGGGCAGATTTCGTTCCTGCGCGCCGGCCTCATGCTGGCCGACCAGGTGACCACGGTCAGCGCCACCTACGCCGAACAGATCGCCACGCCGCTGCATGGCATGGGCCTGCATGCGCTGCTCCACCGGCGTGCGGCGCAAGGGCGGCTGAGCGGCATCACCAACGGCATCGACGGCAGCTGGTGCCTCGCCAACGATCCCGCGCTGCCGCAGGGCGACGACCGCGGCGCCGATGCGGTGCGCCTGCGTGCACGCGCACAGCTGCGCAGCGAGCTGGGCCTGGACGAGCACGAAGGTCCGGTGTTCAGTTTCGTGGCGCGCATGGTGGCCCAGAAAGGCATCGACCTGGTGTGCGAGGTCGGCCCGCAGATCGTCTCGGCCGGCGGCCAGCTCGCGCTGATCGGTGTGGGCGATGCCGACATGGAAGCGGCCGTGGCGCGCCTCGCGCGACGCTTCCGCGGGCGCGTTGCGGCCTCCATCGGCTTCAGCGAGCCCCTGGCGCGCCGCATGTTCGCCGGCTCGGACTTCCTGCTGATGCCCTCGCGCTTCGAGCCATGCGGATTGAGCCAGATGTATGCGCAGACCTACGGCAGCCTGCCCATTGCGCATGCCACCGGCGGACTGCTGGACACGATCGAGGACGGCGTCACCGGCCTGCTGTTTTCGCAGCCGCGCGCCACCGACCTGCGCCAGGCCTTGCAACGCGCGTTCCGCATCTACGACGAGACCGAGTTGCTGCAGGCGATGCGCCGCGCGGCCATGGCCCAGCGCCACGACTGGACCGGCCCGGCCCGCCAGTACAGCGCCTTGTACGCGAAGGCAGTGGCCCAACGTGCGGCAGCCTGACCATGGCATCGAGCGTGGAAGCCGCTTCGTCACGCAACGGTGCGGAAGCCGCCCAGCTGGCTCGCATCGCGACGGGCAACCATCAGGATCCCTTCGCGTGGCTGGGGCCGCACCGCAACGGGGACGGCTGGACGGTGCGCGCGTGCCTGCCGGGCGCCCGTCGCGTCGACGTGCTGGACGAGCGCGGATCGCTCTGGGCCAGCGCCACGCAGGAGGTCGCTGGCGTGTTCGTCGCGCGCGCCCGGACTGATCCGGGTCGCTACACGCTGGGCATCGAGTGGGAGACGGCCGAACAGCGGCTGATCGATCCGTATGCCTTCCCCCCGCTGCTCGATGAAAGCACGCTGGAGGCCTTTCACCAGGGCAAGCTGCATCACTCCGAGCAGCAACTGGGCGCGCATCCGACCACCTTCGACAACGTCGCCGGCGTGCACTTCGCGGTGTGGGCGCCGAACGCCTGGCGCGTCTCGGTGGTCGGCGACTTCAATGGCTGGGATGGCCGCCGCCATGTGATGCGCCTGCGTCACCAGGCCGGCGTGTGGGAGATCTTCATCCCCGGCGTGCAGGCCGGCGCGCGCTACAAGTACGAGCTGCTCGACCGCTTCGGCCATCTGCTGCCGCTGAAGGCCGACCCGTATGCCTTGCGCATGGAACATCCGCCCGCCTCGGCGTCCATCGTCGCCGCGCCGCTGTCGGTCAAATGGCACGACACGCATTGGCGGGCGCAGCGCGCCAAGCACCAGCGCCGCGATGCGCCGCTCTCCATCTACGAAGTGCACGCCGGCTCGTGGCGACGCAACGCGGACGGCAGCATGCCCGACTGGGATGCGCTGGCGCGCACGCTGATTCCCTATGTGCAGGAGCTGGGCTTCACGCACATCGAACTGATGCCAGTGAGCGAGCATCCGTTCGGCGGTTCGTGGGGGTACCAGCCGCTGGGCATCTATGCGCCCACCGCGCGTCTGGGCGACGCCGATGCCTTCGCCCGCTTCGTCGATTCGTGCCACGTGGCGGGGCTGGGCGTGATCATCGACTGGGTCGGCGCGCACTTTCCCGACGACCCGCATGGGCTGGCCCGCTTCGACGGCACCGCCCTCTACGAGCACGCCGACCCACGCGAAGGCTTCCATCAGGACTGGCACACGCTGATCTACAACTACGGCCGTCGTGAAGTGGCGCAGTACCTGATCGGCAGCGCGCTGTCATGGATCGATCGCTTCCATGTCGATGGCCTGCGCATCGATGCGGTGGCCAGCATGCTGTACCGCGACTACAGCCGTGGCGAAGGCGAATGGGTGCCCAACCATCACGGCGGACGAGAGAACCTCGAAGCCATCGACCTGCTGCGCGAGCTCAACCGGCTGATCGCCGAACGCCACCCTGGCGTGCTCGTGATCGCCGAGGAGTCCACCGCATGGCCCGGCGTGACGACACGGCTGCAGGAAGGCGGACTGGGCTTCAGCTACAAGTGGAACATGGGCTGGATGCACGACAGCCTGCGCTACATGCGGCGCAACCCGATCTACCGGCGTTACCACTACC
Proteins encoded in this window:
- the glgA gene encoding glycogen synthase GlgA, giving the protein MTNAISFRNTPATKDATRRPTEHRSNRPSRPRHGQINALFVTTEMTDFVKTGGLGDVAAALPRALSRWHDVRVLIPGYPAVLERARSLRWVGWTQPFAGLPAARIGHMRTEDGLDVYVLRQPAMFERVGSPYVGPTGTDWTDNATRFALLSMAAAQIAMGTTGMDWCPDLLHLNDWPTALAAPYLQWGGRRVPSILTIHNLAHQGLFPATCRATLGIPMRATEADYHGQISFLRAGLMLADQVTTVSATYAEQIATPLHGMGLHALLHRRAAQGRLSGITNGIDGSWCLANDPALPQGDDRGADAVRLRARAQLRSELGLDEHEGPVFSFVARMVAQKGIDLVCEVGPQIVSAGGQLALIGVGDADMEAAVARLARRFRGRVAASIGFSEPLARRMFAGSDFLLMPSRFEPCGLSQMYAQTYGSLPIAHATGGLLDTIEDGVTGLLFSQPRATDLRQALQRAFRIYDETELLQAMRRAAMAQRHDWTGPARQYSALYAKAVAQRAAA
- a CDS encoding isochorismatase family cysteine hydrolase, coding for MIATRSSARNRRALLLVDVFSHFRFEDGRELADALVRTAPAIAALVSRCRKRHEPVIYCNDNFQRWHDSWRGVLAHTVREGLPAASHLLEVLYPTSDDVVLLKSRHSAFYHTQLVPLLEHLGVKELCIAGAATDACVLCTAIDAHVRGYRVTIARDAVAAASHERHVRALAQMSDSLGLCVEPGEAWLAAEPA
- the glgB gene encoding 1,4-alpha-glucan branching protein GlgB — protein: MASSVEAASSRNGAEAAQLARIATGNHQDPFAWLGPHRNGDGWTVRACLPGARRVDVLDERGSLWASATQEVAGVFVARARTDPGRYTLGIEWETAEQRLIDPYAFPPLLDESTLEAFHQGKLHHSEQQLGAHPTTFDNVAGVHFAVWAPNAWRVSVVGDFNGWDGRRHVMRLRHQAGVWEIFIPGVQAGARYKYELLDRFGHLLPLKADPYALRMEHPPASASIVAAPLSVKWHDTHWRAQRAKHQRRDAPLSIYEVHAGSWRRNADGSMPDWDALARTLIPYVQELGFTHIELMPVSEHPFGGSWGYQPLGIYAPTARLGDADAFARFVDSCHVAGLGVIIDWVGAHFPDDPHGLARFDGTALYEHADPREGFHQDWHTLIYNYGRREVAQYLIGSALSWIDRFHVDGLRIDAVASMLYRDYSRGEGEWVPNHHGGRENLEAIDLLRELNRLIAERHPGVLVIAEESTAWPGVTTRLQEGGLGFSYKWNMGWMHDSLRYMRRNPIYRRYHYHDLTFGMTYAYAERFILALSHDEVVHGKGSLLQRMPGDHWQRLANLRAYFGFMWAHPGKKLLFMGGELATWSEWNHDGELDWRLCDDPMHEGVRRLVADLNRVLVNEPALHQEDDHPRGFAWIVADDAPQSVYAFARYGSEGTAPVLAVCNFTPQPRHDYRIGVPEAGRWSELCNTDSAFYGGSNVGNSGVISTLPQPSHGYAQSLVLTLPPLATLILRAEDS